The Pygocentrus nattereri isolate fPygNat1 chromosome 2, fPygNat1.pri, whole genome shotgun sequence genome has a window encoding:
- the snx15 gene encoding sorting nexin-15 isoform X1, translating into MARKTKKEEYYRFFTVTDPRTHEKGHTEYKVTARFVSKKRPEDVKEIVVWRRYSELKKLHGELAYTHRNLFRRQEEFPPFPRAQLFGRFDEAVIEERRKAAETMLLFTTNIPALYNSPQLKEFFRGGEVRRPLEPSSVSSSSPLPPPLIPLPKGAFGLEAEEEAGREAPIQAQELESSLEEKDLDETEVAVEALSDMESSPVEETHRDQEETQQNISTDQFTTVAYTEPPGSPVDQSEEFDALFDCISEEPVDRAPPPLSVDDLAIFDPCAKEDQSCGSPDHSELLSLKLTKSDGAGYGDDEGYVAQATKELNLAQEREKEGEYSAAILKYRSAVDILMNGVQGEVDAQQRDAVKRRIAECLEHAERLLCLHTPTQKHNT; encoded by the exons ATGGCTCGAAAGACTAAGAAAGAGGAGTACTACCGTTTCTTCACCGTCACAGATCCACGCACACACGAGAAAGGCCACACGGAATATAAAGTGACGGCGAGG TTTGTGTCAAAGAAGCGACCAGAGGATGTCAAAGAG ATAGTGGTATGGAGAAGGTACTCAGAGCTGAAGAAGCTGCATGGAGAGCTGGCTTATACTCACAGGAACCTATTCAGAAGACAAGAAGAGTTCCCACCTTTTCCACGGGCACAGCTGTTTG GTCGGTTTGATGAGGCGGTGattgaggagaggagaaaggctgCAGAAACTATGTTGCTCTTCACTACAAATATCCCAGCACTGTACAACAGCCCCCAGCTCAAAGAGTtttttagg ggAGGAGAAGTGAGACGACCATTAGAACCatcctctgtctcttcctcctctccgcTACCTCCCCCTCTCATCCCTTTACCCAAAGGGGCCTTTGGACTGGAAGCAGAAGAGGAGGCAGGGAGGGAAGCTCCCATCCAGGCTCAGGAACTGGAGTCCAGCTTGGAAGAAAAAGATCTGGATGAGACTGAGGTGGCAGTGGAGGCTCTCAGTGACATGGAGAGCAGCCCAGTGGaggagacacacagagatcaaGAGGAAACACAACAGAATATCAGCACAGATCAGTTCACTACAG TTGCCTACACTGAACCTCCTGGTTCTCCAGTCGACCAATCGGAGGAGTTTGATGCTCTCTTTGACTGCATATCAGAGGAGCCTGTGGACAGGGCTCCACCTCCTCTCTCAGTTGATGACCTAGCCATCTTTGACCCATGTGCTAAGGAAG ATCAGTCTTGTGGATCTCCTGATCATTCTGAACTCCTGTCCCTcaaactgacaaaatcagatggTGCTGGATATGGTGACGATGAAGGTTATGTGGCCCAGGCAACCAAGGAACTGAACTTAGcccaggagagagaaaaagaaggagaataTAGTGCAGCAATACTGAAATACAGATCAGCAGTGGACATCCTAATGAATGGAGTGCAAG
- the snx15 gene encoding sorting nexin-15 isoform X2 encodes MARKTKKEEYYRFFTVTDPRTHEKGHTEYKVTARFVSKKRPEDVKEIVVWRRYSELKKLHGELAYTHRNLFRRQEEFPPFPRAQLFGRFDEAVIEERRKAAETMLLFTTNIPALYNSPQLKEFFRGGEVRRPLEPSSVSSSSPLPPPLIPLPKGAFGLEAEEEAGREAPIQAQELESSLEEKDLDETEVAVEALSDMESSPVEETHRDQEETQQNISTDQFTTVDQSEEFDALFDCISEEPVDRAPPPLSVDDLAIFDPCAKEDQSCGSPDHSELLSLKLTKSDGAGYGDDEGYVAQATKELNLAQEREKEGEYSAAILKYRSAVDILMNGVQGEVDAQQRDAVKRRIAECLEHAERLLCLHTPTQKHNT; translated from the exons ATGGCTCGAAAGACTAAGAAAGAGGAGTACTACCGTTTCTTCACCGTCACAGATCCACGCACACACGAGAAAGGCCACACGGAATATAAAGTGACGGCGAGG TTTGTGTCAAAGAAGCGACCAGAGGATGTCAAAGAG ATAGTGGTATGGAGAAGGTACTCAGAGCTGAAGAAGCTGCATGGAGAGCTGGCTTATACTCACAGGAACCTATTCAGAAGACAAGAAGAGTTCCCACCTTTTCCACGGGCACAGCTGTTTG GTCGGTTTGATGAGGCGGTGattgaggagaggagaaaggctgCAGAAACTATGTTGCTCTTCACTACAAATATCCCAGCACTGTACAACAGCCCCCAGCTCAAAGAGTtttttagg ggAGGAGAAGTGAGACGACCATTAGAACCatcctctgtctcttcctcctctccgcTACCTCCCCCTCTCATCCCTTTACCCAAAGGGGCCTTTGGACTGGAAGCAGAAGAGGAGGCAGGGAGGGAAGCTCCCATCCAGGCTCAGGAACTGGAGTCCAGCTTGGAAGAAAAAGATCTGGATGAGACTGAGGTGGCAGTGGAGGCTCTCAGTGACATGGAGAGCAGCCCAGTGGaggagacacacagagatcaaGAGGAAACACAACAGAATATCAGCACAGATCAGTTCACTACAG TCGACCAATCGGAGGAGTTTGATGCTCTCTTTGACTGCATATCAGAGGAGCCTGTGGACAGGGCTCCACCTCCTCTCTCAGTTGATGACCTAGCCATCTTTGACCCATGTGCTAAGGAAG ATCAGTCTTGTGGATCTCCTGATCATTCTGAACTCCTGTCCCTcaaactgacaaaatcagatggTGCTGGATATGGTGACGATGAAGGTTATGTGGCCCAGGCAACCAAGGAACTGAACTTAGcccaggagagagaaaaagaaggagaataTAGTGCAGCAATACTGAAATACAGATCAGCAGTGGACATCCTAATGAATGGAGTGCAAG